Proteins found in one Longimicrobiaceae bacterium genomic segment:
- the truB gene encoding tRNA pseudouridine(55) synthase TruB yields MSEMNGVLPIDKPVGPTSHDAVAMTRRGLKTRQVGHTGTLDPFASGLLLVCVGPATRLAEYLTALPKTYVGTIRLGASTDTDDLTGTVVSESDGWKALTEDEVRAALARQVGTIEQVPPAYSAKKVDGERMYAIARRGGEVERKPSTVTIHRIGIVSFDLPDVTVEVECGSGTYIRAIARDVGEALGVGGHLTALRRTRVGVHSVDRAVPIDQLGDAERVAAALISPADAVSHLPKVPVDERGRAELGFGRALPAPADAPEGQPLAFVSADDGALLAIGERFGDVVRPRKVFV; encoded by the coding sequence ATGAGCGAGATGAACGGGGTGCTGCCGATCGACAAGCCGGTCGGGCCGACGTCGCACGATGCGGTGGCGATGACGCGGCGCGGGCTGAAGACGCGGCAGGTGGGGCACACGGGCACGCTCGATCCGTTCGCCTCCGGCCTGCTGCTCGTCTGCGTGGGCCCCGCGACGCGGCTGGCGGAGTACCTGACCGCGCTTCCGAAGACGTACGTCGGCACGATTCGCCTGGGCGCATCTACCGACACCGACGACCTCACCGGCACGGTGGTATCGGAGAGCGACGGGTGGAAAGCGCTGACGGAAGATGAGGTGCGCGCGGCCCTTGCGCGGCAGGTGGGGACGATCGAGCAGGTGCCGCCCGCGTACTCGGCCAAGAAGGTCGACGGCGAGCGGATGTACGCCATCGCCCGCCGCGGCGGCGAGGTGGAACGGAAGCCTTCGACGGTGACGATCCACCGGATCGGCATCGTCTCGTTCGACCTGCCGGACGTAACCGTCGAGGTGGAGTGCGGCAGCGGCACGTACATCCGCGCCATCGCCCGCGACGTGGGCGAGGCCTTGGGCGTCGGCGGCCATCTCACGGCGCTGCGGCGGACGCGCGTCGGAGTTCACTCGGTCGACCGTGCCGTGCCCATCGATCAGCTCGGGGATGCGGAGCGTGTGGCCGCCGCGCTGATCTCGCCCGCCGACGCCGTCTCGCATCTCCCGAAGGTGCCGGTGGACGAGCGGGGCAGGGCGGAGCTCGGCTTCGGCCGCGCGCTTCCCGCGCCCGCCGACGCGCCCGAGGGCCAGCCGCTCGCCTTCGTCTCGGCCGACGACGGCGCGCTCCTCGCCATCGGGGAGCGATTCGGCGACGTGGTCCGCCCGCGGAAGGTGTTCGTATGA
- a CDS encoding DUF503 domain-containing protein: MVVGLAAWELMLPGCSSLKEKRMVVRSLKDRLHHQLNVSAAETAHNDTHDRAEIAVCVVSNDRKHAASVLQAADKLVEDEGRARILDSYTTFY, translated from the coding sequence ATGGTGGTCGGGCTGGCCGCTTGGGAGCTGATGCTCCCGGGCTGCTCCTCCCTCAAGGAGAAGCGCATGGTGGTCCGGTCGCTCAAGGACCGGCTCCACCACCAGCTCAACGTCTCGGCCGCCGAGACGGCGCACAACGACACGCACGACCGCGCCGAGATCGCGGTCTGCGTGGTGTCGAACGACCGGAAGCACGCCGCATCGGTGCTCCAGGCGGCCGACAAGCTGGTGGAAGACGAGGGGAGGGCGCGCATCCTCGACTCGTACACGACTTTTTACTGA
- the infB gene encoding translation initiation factor IF-2, with amino-acid sequence MHLLREMDIPVRSHMTPLADEHVARLRTVLERERRLGHVNTVEAVEAAIGDVQQAPRRRRRVREDQPGDGEDSTASPMADAADALGAEAAEEAAERGADLVTRGGAEPRGPTIVVDTAATPPADVTPAPAAESASPEAARPETVRPASARPETARPAKTVDFAPEQPVAFEAAEPPPAAAVQPEAPAAEEQRPAAEAPGQPAAPSAPEPLRFVSGRPTPPPSVRPAAGGPRPARPEGGRPAGGPPLSARPPQPAAGDRRYDSGVVHHAGGDHDRRPTDARRDMPPRTARPEFGPPRPARAGAPPAPARAGAAGARPGGDLPGTGASAGKKKDKKKGKKGKGWVDQDAVDANFRKTMAAMETGGRRKRRGSRDQGPTMHERMEEERLRTRAEEAETVRVNEFLTVAELSELIDVSATQIIGSAFKNLGLMVTINQRLDFDQIELLLDEFGFKAVREEEYGAEMEEALEADEEDDLAPRPPVVTVMGHVDHGKTSLLDYIRKTNVIAGESGGITQHIGAYHVELPGGRAISFLDTPGHAAFTAMRARGAEVTDVVILVVAADDSVMPQTIEAISHARNAGVPLIVAVNKVDLPDANPMKVKQDLLQHGVVLEDFGGDVMSAEVSAKKGLGMDDLLEKVLLQADILELRANANREASGTVIEAQLDVGKGPVATVLVTNGTLRVGDHVVVGLYNGRIRAMLDERNRPVAAAGPAIPVQILGLPGVPGAGDQLLAMDADRAAEISQTRQRLDREKRMRIKSRGVKLTDITKMLAKGERATLNLVIKGDVDGSVQALSDALEQLSTPEVLVQVIHRGVGAINESDVLLATTSAAIVIGFHVRPTGEARQVAEREDIDIRLYNIIYEAVEEVRSAMEGLLSPEQREVMLGTAQVRQLFKVPRVGTVAGCMVTSGVLDRKGKIRVIRDAVQVYEGELESLKRFKDDAKEVREGFECGLNIKNFNDIKVGDVLECYRVEEVARTLAGVAEARER; translated from the coding sequence AGATGGACATCCCCGTGCGCAGCCACATGACGCCGCTCGCAGACGAGCACGTCGCCCGGCTTCGCACGGTGCTCGAGCGCGAGCGCAGGCTCGGTCACGTCAACACGGTGGAAGCCGTCGAGGCAGCCATCGGCGACGTGCAGCAGGCCCCCCGCCGCCGCCGCCGCGTCCGCGAGGACCAGCCGGGCGACGGCGAGGACTCGACCGCGTCGCCGATGGCGGACGCGGCCGACGCGCTGGGCGCCGAAGCGGCCGAGGAAGCCGCCGAGCGCGGCGCCGACCTGGTGACCCGCGGCGGCGCGGAGCCGCGCGGACCCACCATCGTGGTCGACACCGCCGCCACGCCGCCCGCCGACGTCACGCCGGCCCCCGCGGCCGAGTCCGCATCGCCCGAGGCCGCGCGCCCCGAGACGGTGCGGCCCGCTTCCGCGCGTCCGGAGACGGCGCGTCCGGCCAAGACGGTGGATTTCGCGCCGGAGCAGCCCGTCGCGTTCGAAGCCGCCGAGCCGCCGCCCGCCGCGGCGGTGCAGCCCGAAGCGCCCGCGGCCGAGGAGCAGCGCCCCGCCGCCGAGGCGCCCGGACAGCCCGCGGCGCCTTCCGCGCCCGAGCCGCTGCGCTTCGTCTCCGGCCGGCCCACGCCGCCGCCGTCGGTCCGTCCGGCTGCCGGCGGCCCGCGTCCGGCGCGCCCCGAAGGCGGGCGTCCCGCGGGCGGCCCGCCGCTGAGCGCACGTCCGCCGCAGCCCGCGGCGGGCGACCGCCGCTACGACAGCGGCGTGGTGCACCACGCGGGCGGCGACCACGACCGCCGCCCCACCGACGCGCGCCGCGACATGCCGCCGCGCACTGCGCGGCCCGAGTTCGGGCCGCCGCGCCCGGCCCGCGCCGGCGCACCCCCGGCACCGGCCCGCGCCGGCGCCGCTGGCGCACGCCCCGGCGGTGACCTGCCGGGCACCGGAGCCTCGGCCGGCAAGAAGAAGGACAAGAAGAAGGGCAAGAAGGGGAAGGGCTGGGTAGACCAGGACGCCGTGGACGCCAACTTCCGCAAGACGATGGCGGCCATGGAGACGGGCGGCCGCCGCAAGCGGCGCGGCTCGCGCGACCAGGGGCCCACCATGCACGAGCGCATGGAAGAGGAGCGGCTGCGGACCCGCGCCGAAGAGGCGGAGACGGTGCGCGTCAACGAGTTCCTCACCGTGGCCGAGCTCTCGGAGCTGATCGACGTGTCGGCCACGCAGATCATCGGCAGCGCGTTCAAGAACCTGGGGCTGATGGTCACCATCAACCAGCGGCTGGACTTCGACCAGATCGAGCTGCTGCTGGACGAGTTCGGCTTTAAGGCCGTGCGCGAAGAGGAATACGGCGCCGAGATGGAAGAGGCGCTGGAGGCCGACGAAGAGGACGACCTGGCCCCGCGTCCGCCCGTGGTCACGGTCATGGGCCACGTGGACCACGGCAAGACGTCGCTCCTCGACTACATCCGCAAGACCAACGTCATCGCGGGCGAGTCCGGCGGCATCACGCAGCACATCGGCGCGTACCACGTGGAGCTGCCCGGCGGGCGAGCCATCTCGTTCCTGGACACGCCCGGCCACGCTGCCTTCACCGCAATGCGCGCCCGCGGCGCCGAGGTGACCGACGTGGTCATCCTGGTGGTCGCGGCCGACGACTCGGTGATGCCTCAGACCATCGAGGCCATCAGCCACGCCCGCAACGCGGGCGTCCCGCTGATCGTGGCGGTCAACAAGGTCGACCTGCCCGACGCCAACCCCATGAAGGTGAAGCAGGACCTGCTGCAGCACGGGGTCGTGCTCGAGGACTTCGGCGGCGACGTGATGTCGGCCGAGGTGTCGGCGAAGAAGGGGCTGGGGATGGACGACCTGCTGGAGAAGGTGCTCCTGCAGGCCGACATCCTGGAGCTGCGGGCCAACGCCAACCGCGAAGCCAGCGGCACCGTCATCGAGGCGCAGCTGGACGTGGGCAAGGGCCCCGTCGCCACGGTTCTGGTCACCAATGGCACCCTGCGCGTGGGCGACCACGTGGTCGTCGGCCTCTACAACGGCCGCATCCGCGCCATGCTGGACGAGCGCAACCGTCCCGTGGCCGCCGCGGGCCCGGCCATCCCGGTGCAGATCCTCGGCCTCCCGGGCGTGCCCGGGGCCGGCGACCAGCTGCTGGCGATGGACGCCGACCGCGCCGCCGAGATCTCGCAGACGCGGCAGCGGCTGGACCGCGAGAAGCGCATGCGCATCAAGAGCCGCGGCGTGAAGCTGACCGACATCACCAAGATGCTGGCGAAGGGCGAGCGCGCCACGCTCAACCTGGTGATCAAGGGCGACGTGGACGGCTCGGTGCAGGCGCTTTCGGACGCGCTGGAGCAGCTTTCCACGCCCGAGGTGCTGGTGCAGGTCATCCACCGCGGCGTGGGCGCGATCAACGAGTCCGACGTGCTGCTGGCGACCACCTCGGCCGCCATCGTCATCGGCTTCCACGTCCGCCCCACGGGCGAGGCGCGGCAGGTGGCGGAGCGCGAGGACATCGACATCCGCCTGTACAACATCATCTACGAGGCGGTCGAAGAGGTCCGCTCGGCCATGGAGGGCCTGCTCTCGCCGGAGCAGCGCGAGGTGATGCTGGGCACGGCGCAGGTCCGCCAGCTCTTCAAGGTGCCGCGCGTGGGCACGGTGGCCGGCTGCATGGTCACCAGCGGCGTGCTGGACCGGAAGGGCAAGATCCGCGTGATCCGCGACGCGGTCCAGGTCTACGAGGGCGAGCTGGAGTCGCTGAAGCGGTTCAAGGACGACGCGAAGGAGGTCCGCGAGGGCTTCGAGTGCGGCCTGAACATCAAGAACTTCAACGACATCAAGGTCGGCGACGTCCTCGAGTGCTACCGCGTGGAAGAGGTGGCGCGCACGCTGGCGGGCGTCGCCGAGGCCCGCGAGCGCTAG
- a CDS encoding bifunctional riboflavin kinase/FAD synthetase produces MTGERGDADLPVAPVDARRSDDAYPPAARSASADAVASAASADAQPPANPGASADASQAYAVDPALPLAIPRDGRGSLVTVGTFDGVHLGHREVFRELAARAERTGRRSVLVTFHPHPLRVVRPEAAPPVLTSLAEKKEILAESGLEYAVFLPFTPVLQQYSARRFVEEILIGRLDMRELVIGHDHGFGRGREGGADTLREIGRELGFDVDVVDAITLDGQEISSSRIRAQLAAGDAEGAASLLGHRYWLDGVVVQGERKGRELGFPTANVRLDEPEKLLPKEGVYAAFGWVRGERLPGLLHLGPRPTFPGFSPTIELHLLDWSGDIYGERVRVEVAKHLRAIEKFDSVDALITAMRGDEAAGRAYFAAR; encoded by the coding sequence ATGACGGGCGAGCGGGGAGATGCCGATCTGCCTGTCGCGCCGGTAGATGCACGGCGTTCGGACGATGCGTATCCTCCCGCGGCCCGATCCGCCTCCGCCGATGCGGTAGCTTCTGCCGCTTCAGCCGATGCGCAGCCGCCCGCGAATCCCGGCGCCTCCGCGGATGCGTCGCAGGCGTACGCGGTCGATCCCGCGCTGCCGCTGGCGATCCCTCGCGACGGGCGGGGCAGCCTGGTCACCGTCGGCACGTTCGACGGCGTGCACCTGGGGCACCGCGAGGTCTTCCGCGAGCTCGCCGCGCGCGCCGAGCGCACTGGCCGCCGCAGCGTCCTCGTCACCTTCCATCCGCATCCCCTGCGCGTAGTGCGCCCGGAGGCGGCGCCGCCCGTGCTCACCAGCCTGGCGGAGAAGAAGGAGATCTTGGCCGAGTCCGGCCTGGAGTACGCCGTCTTCCTGCCCTTCACGCCCGTCCTCCAGCAATACTCCGCCCGCCGCTTCGTCGAAGAGATCCTGATCGGCCGCCTGGACATGCGCGAGCTGGTGATCGGCCACGACCACGGCTTCGGGCGCGGGCGCGAGGGCGGCGCGGACACGCTGCGCGAGATCGGGCGCGAGCTGGGCTTCGACGTGGACGTGGTCGACGCGATCACGCTGGACGGGCAGGAGATCTCGTCCAGCCGCATCCGTGCGCAGCTCGCCGCTGGCGACGCGGAGGGCGCCGCGAGCCTGCTGGGGCACCGCTACTGGCTGGACGGCGTGGTGGTGCAGGGCGAGCGGAAGGGCCGAGAGCTGGGCTTCCCCACCGCCAACGTCCGCCTGGACGAGCCGGAGAAGCTGCTTCCCAAGGAGGGCGTGTACGCCGCGTTCGGCTGGGTGCGCGGCGAGCGCCTGCCCGGCCTGCTGCACCTGGGCCCGCGCCCCACCTTCCCCGGCTTCTCTCCCACCATCGAGCTGCACCTGCTGGACTGGAGCGGCGACATCTACGGCGAGCGCGTCCGCGTCGAGGTGGCCAAGCACCTCCGCGCCATCGAGAAGTTCGACTCGGTAGATGCGCTCATCACCGCCATGCGCGGCGACGAAGCCGCGGGGCGGGCGTACTTCGCGGCCAGATGA
- a CDS encoding ABC transporter ATP-binding protein — translation MSGLLNVAGAVSRADETPHVSKLFLRFWRDFLRAYRGKFAWVGTLMVLSVLLQLPAPLFTMYVVDAAVAGAKLDRITLISLAFAALVLLRHVFAFVNERATLVLKENIILDLASHLVEHLHGLPLSFFSQHHSSYLQARVMNDARGIEGALVRTLVTVVINGLTFLVGLGFVLYVRVELAVILVLFVVPFAWIRHAANRQMRVLSADMQEKQAVASAAVAESFAAVRTIKAYGRERLQQRAVADRLRDLRDIYVRVNWFGIVSTVGTSLVTGLCSVFVLWYGARAVVLGQMTMGQVVAVLAFLSFLYAPVNAVIAANLNVQQSAAAIQRLYEFLGEPRERTGGGELPPLRGTIEMRGVRFAYADGSEVLAGVDLRIEAGSTVALVGRSGAGKSTLVNLLARFYEPGGGQVLLDGADVRTLALEPLRAAVGIVDQQTFLFSGTVGDNVRFGRPEASDAEVEEACRRSFAHDFIAQLPEGYATTVGERGVRLSGGQCQRIALARMFLKDPPVLILDEAVSAVDSESEAEIHDALVPLMRGRTTVVIAHRLSSLLLADEVLLLDEGRIVEKGSHAELVERNGLYARIFREQFKPQALSHLPADRSLTPA, via the coding sequence ATGTCCGGGCTGTTGAACGTGGCTGGCGCCGTCTCCCGGGCGGATGAAACGCCGCACGTCTCGAAACTCTTCCTGCGCTTCTGGCGCGATTTCCTCCGCGCCTACCGCGGTAAGTTCGCGTGGGTCGGCACGCTGATGGTGCTGAGCGTGCTCCTGCAGCTACCGGCGCCGCTCTTCACGATGTACGTGGTGGACGCGGCGGTCGCCGGCGCCAAGCTGGACCGCATCACGCTGATCTCGCTGGCGTTCGCGGCGCTCGTCCTCCTCCGGCACGTGTTCGCCTTCGTGAACGAGCGGGCCACGCTCGTGCTGAAGGAGAACATCATCCTCGACCTGGCCTCGCACCTCGTCGAGCACCTGCACGGGCTTCCCCTCTCGTTCTTCTCGCAGCACCACTCCTCGTACCTGCAGGCCAGGGTCATGAACGACGCCCGCGGCATCGAGGGCGCGCTGGTGCGCACCCTGGTGACCGTGGTGATCAACGGGCTGACCTTCTTGGTCGGCCTGGGCTTCGTGCTGTACGTGCGCGTGGAGCTGGCGGTGATCCTGGTGCTGTTCGTGGTCCCGTTCGCCTGGATCCGCCACGCCGCCAACCGGCAGATGCGCGTGCTGAGCGCCGACATGCAGGAGAAGCAGGCGGTGGCCTCGGCCGCGGTGGCGGAGAGCTTCGCAGCGGTGCGCACGATCAAGGCGTACGGGCGCGAGAGGCTGCAGCAGCGCGCGGTGGCCGACCGGCTGCGCGACCTGCGCGACATCTACGTGCGGGTCAACTGGTTCGGGATCGTGAGCACGGTGGGCACCTCGCTGGTGACGGGGCTGTGCAGCGTGTTCGTGCTGTGGTACGGCGCCCGGGCCGTGGTGCTGGGGCAGATGACGATGGGCCAGGTGGTGGCCGTGCTCGCCTTCCTCAGCTTCCTGTACGCGCCGGTGAACGCCGTCATCGCAGCGAACCTCAACGTCCAGCAGTCGGCCGCGGCCATCCAGCGGCTGTACGAGTTCCTGGGGGAGCCGCGCGAGCGCACCGGGGGCGGCGAGCTCCCGCCGCTGCGCGGGACGATCGAGATGCGCGGCGTTCGCTTCGCGTATGCGGACGGGTCGGAGGTGCTGGCGGGGGTAGACCTGCGGATCGAGGCGGGCAGCACGGTGGCGCTGGTGGGACGCTCCGGGGCGGGGAAGAGCACGCTGGTGAACCTGCTCGCGCGCTTCTACGAGCCGGGTGGCGGCCAGGTGCTGCTGGACGGCGCCGACGTGCGCACCCTGGCGCTGGAGCCGTTGCGGGCCGCCGTCGGCATCGTGGACCAGCAGACCTTCCTGTTCAGCGGCACCGTGGGCGACAACGTGCGCTTCGGGCGTCCGGAGGCGAGCGACGCCGAGGTGGAGGAGGCCTGCCGCCGCTCGTTCGCGCACGACTTCATCGCGCAGCTGCCGGAAGGCTACGCGACGACCGTGGGCGAGCGCGGGGTACGGCTCTCGGGGGGCCAGTGCCAGCGCATCGCCCTCGCGCGGATGTTCCTCAAAGACCCGCCGGTGCTGATCCTGGACGAAGCGGTCTCTGCCGTAGACTCGGAGTCCGAGGCCGAGATCCACGACGCGCTCGTGCCGCTCATGCGCGGGCGCACCACCGTGGTCATCGCCCACCGGCTGTCGTCGCTGCTCCTGGCCGACGAGGTGCTCCTGCTCGACGAGGGCCGCATCGTGGAGAAGGGCTCCCACGCCGAGCTGGTGGAGCGCAACGGGCTGTACGCGCGGATCTTCCGCGAGCAGTTCAAGCCCCAGGCGCTCTCGCACCTTCCCGCCGACCGTTCCCTCACGCCCGCCTGA
- the rbfA gene encoding 30S ribosome-binding factor RbfA, protein MPQFKRTDRINEQLKQEITLLVRDEVRDPRVGLATVTAVATSPELDHAKVYFTTLGDDEEQEGVLAGLRSAAPFIRSQLGKRLHMRRIPELHFQVDRVLEEANRIERLLREALPADGVSREEGTFESIAASESSDIDSDDDGTAVDETTADPSATDETRGEESRD, encoded by the coding sequence ATGCCGCAGTTCAAACGCACAGACCGCATCAACGAGCAGCTCAAGCAGGAGATCACCCTGCTCGTGCGCGACGAGGTCCGCGACCCCCGCGTGGGGCTCGCCACCGTCACCGCCGTTGCGACCTCGCCGGAGCTGGACCACGCCAAGGTGTACTTCACCACGCTCGGCGACGACGAGGAGCAGGAGGGCGTCCTCGCCGGGCTGCGCAGCGCGGCGCCGTTCATCCGCAGCCAGCTCGGCAAGCGCCTGCACATGCGCCGCATCCCCGAGTTGCACTTCCAGGTGGACCGCGTGCTGGAGGAGGCCAACCGTATCGAGCGCCTGCTCCGCGAGGCCCTCCCGGCCGACGGCGTGAGCCGCGAGGAAGGCACCTTCGAGAGCATCGCCGCCTCCGAATCGTCGGACATCGATTCGGACGACGACGGGACGGCGGTGGATGAGACGACGGCGGATCCGTCGGCGACGGACGAGACGCGCGGCGAGGAGTCTCGCGATTGA